The following are encoded in a window of Actinomycetes bacterium genomic DNA:
- a CDS encoding MBL fold metallo-hydrolase → MLVAGFPAGTFQTNCYLVAASAGAEALVVDPGQDALPGVEEVCARHHLQPVAVLLTHGHLDHVWSVAPLAGARGIPAWIHPDDRHLLTDPLAGLAPETRGFFAGLRLGEPDDVRPLADGDVLELAGLRVTVDHTPGHTRGHVTFRAADTLFAGDLVFAGSIGRTDLPGGSMTQMLASLAGRFLTLPDETVVLPGHGPRTTVGRERAANPFLADLVPGQPHRPV, encoded by the coding sequence ATGCTCGTCGCCGGATTCCCAGCCGGGACCTTCCAGACCAACTGCTACCTCGTTGCCGCCTCGGCGGGCGCCGAGGCGCTCGTCGTCGACCCCGGGCAGGATGCGCTGCCCGGGGTCGAGGAGGTGTGCGCCAGGCACCACCTGCAGCCGGTGGCCGTGCTCCTCACCCACGGCCACCTCGACCACGTCTGGTCGGTGGCCCCGCTGGCCGGGGCGCGCGGCATCCCGGCCTGGATCCACCCGGACGACCGGCACCTGCTCACCGACCCCCTGGCCGGCCTCGCCCCGGAGACGCGCGGCTTCTTCGCCGGGCTCCGGCTCGGGGAGCCCGACGACGTCCGCCCCCTGGCCGACGGCGACGTGCTCGAACTGGCCGGCCTCCGGGTCACCGTCGACCACACCCCCGGCCACACCCGGGGCCACGTCACCTTCCGCGCGGCTGACACCCTGTTCGCCGGCGACCTGGTCTTTGCCGGCTCGATCGGCCGCACCGACCTCCCCGGGGGCTCGATGACCCAGATGCTCGCCTCGCTCGCCGGCCGGTTCCTCACCCTGCCCGACGAGACCGTGGTGCTGCCCGGGCACGGGCCGCGGACCACGGTGGGGCGCGAGCGAGCCGCCAACCCGTTCCTGGCCGACCTCGTCCCCGGCCAACCCCACCGTCCCGTCTAA